The Microcebus murinus isolate Inina chromosome 23, M.murinus_Inina_mat1.0, whole genome shotgun sequence genome includes the window CAATCCCAGTGAGGGAGGCCAagaattcaaggccagcctagaaaacatagcaagacctcgtctctacaaataataataataaaaaaaaaattatccagacgtggtggtgcatgctgtcgtcccagctactgggaaggctgaggtgagaggatcacttgagaccaggagttccaggctgcaatgagctatgattgcgccactacactctagcctggggtcACAGAACAagacccatctcttaaaaaaaaaaaggaagttgttTTCCCATATCCTAGAATTGTCATTTATATTAGAATCCTGCTCACAATTGTATTTATTCTATAAGTAAAGAATTCTTGGTAAATTGACAATCACTATCTGCTTTCTTGAATATATAGATGGATTCTTATCTTagctttctcattttacagggaAGAAGGAGCTTCCTGATTCAAAAGAGATTGTGGAAAAATTTCTTCTAAGGAGAAAGTTCATCCCTGATCCCCAGGGCACAAATATGATGTTCGCATTCTTTGCCCAGCACTTTACCCATCAGTTTTTCAAGACAGATCATAAGCGAGGACCAGCTTTCACCAAAGGACTGGGCCATGGGGTAAGTTAGAGTTAAATCAGAATTATAGCAAATCATAGGAAGTACTAACATTAAAGGagatatagagagagatagatcCAATTCAttcatctcattttttaatttttaatttttattgcctgcttcagttttctttcagtcccctttaaaaaaaaaatcttatctatGAAAACCTTAATggagttttccattttaattcacTGTTgagtaaaaatatacacacacagatatgcacatatatatattcacacatatacatatacagatattATTGTTTGTAATTTGTCTCATAGTTTTAGTTTAAAATAGTAGCACTGCAAATGAAACATGTTTGTACTCTGATAATGCTGCTTTCAATATTATAAGGTGAGATTTTCACAGCAATATTATCTTTTGGAGTTCAATAACATAGCTTTAATATATTGATAAGAATTTTTATACATAATGcatttttttacactttttaaagaattactaTATATTATAGTGAAGTGCTTGATGTACTTACAAGCTCAAATATGGCATACTAATTCTTTAAACACAAGGGACATATATAGGTTTGTAGCTTTGGTGAATAAACAATTTGTGGCtatgaaaaagtatattttattgaaaacttttaaagaaagctaaattgtcaaataatttaataataaattatataatagatGCTTTATATAAGAACAACTTCGGCAGCAACAAATCAAAATTTCTCCATAATTTTCTAGGTGGACTTAAATCATGTTTATGGTGAAACTATGGATAGACAGCATAAACTTCGCCTTTTCAAggatggaaaaatgaaatatcagGTATATTCCCCTTGAATATTAAGAATTAGTTATGACTCATTACTTACACCTATATTTTAAGATCCCTAGtgataaaaatttgtttcttaacTTTTAATTAATGCTTATTTGTTTCTGTTACTTTTTAGATAATTGATGGAGAAGTGTATCCTCCCACAGTCAAAGATACTCAGGTAGAGATGATGTACCCTCCTCACATCCCTGAACACCTGCAGTTTGCTGTGGGGCAGGAGGTCTTTGGTCTGGTGCCTGGCCTAATGATGTACGCCACCATCTGGCTGCGGGAACATAACCGAGTGTGCGATGTGCTTAAACAAGAGCATCCAGAATGGGGCGATGAGCAGTTGTTCCAGACGAGCAGGCTCATACTGATAGGTaagcaagaagagaaaattgaaatacCTTCCCCAGAGAAAATTAATTCATTGCCTTTGCAGTGTTTCAGTAACTGACAGAATGTAGTAAGTGACAAATCACACATCCTGTATTAACTTGGTCTGTGAGCATGATTGGTAATATAAGGGCCTTTTGTTTtgatattaaaaggaaataaaaaacagaagtgAAGAAATAGCAAATTAGCAAAATTGCATTTCAATTGCTTGAAAGTTTGTGATcagaaagaattaattttttaattctttggtgCAAACAGGAGAGACTATTAAGATTGTGATTGAAGACTATGTACAGCACTTGAGTGGCTATCACTTCAAACTGAAGTTTGACCCAGAGCTGCTTTTCAACCAACAATTCCAGTACCAGAACCGTATCGCTGCTGAGTTTAACACACTCTATCACTGGCATCCCCTGCTGCCGGACGCCTTTCAAATTGATGATCAGGAATACAACTATCAACAGTTTCTCTATAACAACTCTATTCTACTGGAACATGGACTTACCCAGTTTGTGGAATCATTCACCAAACAAATTGCTGGGAGGGTAAGCATCAttcctgaaaaacaaaagaagttttGTTAACTTCTTTTGTTAAAGTTACTAGTCAGTAACTTTAAAATGTCTACCACAGAAATTATTTCTCATAAACTTACAAGAGTAAAAGAGTAATTATATTGCTAGTAAAATTCTTTCGTTGAAATAAGAAGCCtaactttggtttgttttttggttttttttgtttttttgaaaaagtataaacTTTTAGTCTACAGTTTTCAAATGAATAGTATTGCTATCttaaaaagagatattttcaaACACTATAATTAATAgatgtagaaataaatatttcacactCAAATACTAGTTtactctttataattttaaaaggcaaataagtTCTAGATTGGGGTCTCATTGTATTATAAGCACAGCTCCTGTTAAAAATGTAGTAAGCATCtttctaggaaataaaaatagtctTAGCTGGGAGCATCAGTTTTACCTAATTTGTACCTAAGGaacacttttaaaatagaaatagtaaataagcaaatttgttttacaattaaatttattttccacaggTTGCTGGTGGTAGGAATGTTCCACATGCAGTACAAAAAGTAGCAAAGGCCTCAATCGACCAGAGCAGACAGATGAAATACCAGTCTTTTAATGAGTACCGCAAACGCTTTATGCTGAAGCCCTATGCATCATTTGAAGAACTTACAGGTGGGAAATAGTTTCTAAACTATTGTGAAAAGAATCAAGGGTCAGATGGAAACAACAGAGAAGTTGAAGCCAATTGAGCAaaggggtacaagtggtttttcttttgtaaagtttgACATTGTATCTCTCTGCACTTTCACAGGTGAGAAGGAAATGGCTGCAGAGTTGGAAGCACTCTATGGGGACATTGATGCTATGGAGCTATACCCCGCCCTGCTGGTAGAAAAGCCCCGTCCAGACGCTATCTTTGGTGAAACCATGGTGGAAGTTGGAGCACCATTCTCCTTGAAAGGACTCATGGGTAATGCCATATGCTCTCCTGACTACTGGAAGCCGAGCACTTTTGGTGGAGAAGTAGGTTTTAAAATCATCAACACTGCCTCAATTCAGTCTCTCATCTGCAATAATGTGAAGGGCTGTCCCTTTACTGCATTCAACGTTCCAGACCCACAGCTCGTCAAAACCGTCACCATTAATGCAAGCGCTTCCCGCTCCGGACTAGATGATATCAAGCCCACAGTCCTGCTGAAAGAACGTTCGACTGAACTGTAGACGTCTGCTGGTCTACTgatatcctatttatttatttatatgaaccatgtattttaacttaattatttaataatatttatattaaactcCCTATGTTACTTAACATCTTCTGTAACAGAAGTCAGTACTCCTGTTACGGAGAAAGGGGTCATGCTTGTGAAGATTTTTGTGTCACTACTTTAAAGATTTAGGTTAAATAGGAAAACCGTTTTCATTCCTTCTTGTAAACTAGGAGGAAATGAATTTTGACATCTTTTACttgaatttcaatttatattatattataatatgaaCAAAAGCAAAGATGCTTGAACACTTAAAATGCTGTTACAAAGATGATAAAATGCTGAAAGTTTCTACTCTGTCAATATTTCCAGTGTGTCTTCCATGATGTATTAGAAGCAACTAACGTTTGGAATTTTAAAGTACTTCTAGACATTTATTTGTGGTCAAACAAAAAAAGGTACgagtgtatttttaaatgaatgtttaaatTAATTACCAATAATTGcccatgtctattttttttaaagtagtattgaaaaaataatttgaaatttctaaaattcatgGGTAGGAtcacttttaaaaagcttattttgATATTAAACTTGTCCCTATTTAATAAAAGAAGCTCTCTTGGATTTAAATCTCTAAAATCAGTAGAAATTATATTACAATTTCCCGTTAAAATATTGCATAAGAGAATTTACTTTTTCACCAGAAGTGAACATCTATTTAATATGACTGTTACAGcttccttttaaaacaaaatgccaaATGTATTAAGGTGATAGAACCACTGCagtcctattttaaaataagaatattttatgtcCAGAGATTCCACAATTTGTTGATATGGCTGGTAATTAGTAAAATCTACAGCAGCAAAAgattctacatttaaaataagtaataacaaagaaaaaaaccaaattataaGTTCAAATTTAGGTTAAACTCTTgaaggagattttattttattctcatgcaCTGTGGGCCTGGTCCTTACTCAACAGATGTTGCTATGAGGTTAATGAATTACCGAGCTGTGCTTGGATAACAATCTGTTTTCTTAGATTTCTTATTGCACAGTATGATTTAGCAGTTCATGTCACAGTGCAAAAATTAGCAGTGGCCTCATAAAATACCTCTTCAAAATGCCTAAATCCATTTCACACATTAATTTTATCTGAATTTTGATGAGCCAGTTCAGTATATACATTTGAATCAACATGctgctccttttattttcttttggttgttttGCTAAGAGAAATTCTCCTCTGataactttatttcttctattttgttttactgGTTTTAAGATcagaatttgtctttctttggACTCTTGCCTATGTTTTCTTGCCTGAACTTTTGCAAATTTTCAGGAAAACCTCAGCTCAGGACCACTATTTAGTTccctttaaaaagaattttaaagaaggacttttttaaaaaaaatcatttattttaagtgaaaggcaaagaattttatttataattaattttaactatCTGTTACCAAGTAGCCTACAAAGAGGCTAATACCTCAGAAAGAACTGTAGGAAGGGGATGATGAGGGGAAGAAATTTATATTCCTATTCTAATGAATGCCCTTTCTTATTTAAAAGCAAAGCCAAAGAATTTCTCTGAGTAGTTCTCAgtagtaatgatgatgatgatgacaataatacTTCTTTTACACATCTCAATGTCAGCTGACATTTTAATGGTACTGtatattacttaatttaatttattgaagattattatttatgttttattataaactatGTTTAAGtctgcaattgattttttttcattatgtcagaatcaatatatcttctttgggTTTACCTCTCTGAATCATGATGTAAATAGTCAAAAGAAATGATTGTATTAAGATTTGTGAACAAATTTTTAGACACCCAACTCTGGTATATTGAGATATTTAAGGTTAGAATTTTTGGATTTAAGATTTACCTATATGCCAGCCCACAGAAAATATTGTCTCATTAGCCCGAACTTGCCATAAGACTGACCTTTCATACACTTTTGAAGGACCTGTGGAGGcctcattaatttattcagccataatttattgagaaaatattctGTTCAAAGCACTGTGggttttaatatttctaaatcaaACACTAATTACAGATAACTTTAGTATGTGTGTAAATAACTGAAAAATGTGTCttttaggaagagaaagaaaatgaaataaatttcattaagGAGAAATAATTCCGGAGaatttttgtttaagattttatgtttaaaacgtttaagattaagaaagaaatagtCAATATTAGAAGGGCTTATACAAAGAACTATTAatgtcactgattttttttttttttggaaaatataatactTGATTTGTTATTAACATCAACGTGCTGACTGAACCTGGGCATTTGGATTGTATATGTGAATGTTTCAGTGGCTCAGATGAATGTGTACTTAAATTAACTTGTGTAAAATGTAAGTCGTGAAACAaatgtctgtttatttttatactatttaagAATGGACAAATCTTTTCGGAAAATAAATTTTGACTGTTTCTAAATATCTTTGTCATATGACATATGATTTCTCGGAAGCATTATCCTTAAAGTAAGCCATTATCTTGTGTCCTTCTACGCATTCAAAACTAGGCTGCCCCTTAATGAAATGGTTTGCCCTCTCTCAGCCGCATAGAGTACAGTGCGTCATTGTTCACGCATACGCATTCCAGTCCACttgccttggctgccaggtttTTTTGTAGAATTCTATTACACCAAGGGTACCAAATGTtggtaaagatgtggagaaaatagAACTCTCATTAATTGCTGATGCAAGTGTAAAACATTatacccatttttaaaatcaatctgACAGTTTTATATCaagttaaacataaacttacCCTATGATCTAACAATTCTTCTATTTATCTAAGACAAATGAATATAAGTGTACACAAAAATACTTATACAAGAATGTCCGTAGCCATTTTATTTAcaatatcaaaaaacaaaagcaactcaAATTTCTGTCAAcaagagaatggataaaaaaaaaaaattggtggtacagccacacaatggaatgctactcaacaataaaatggaATGCACTACTGATaaatacaacatggatgaatctaaaaAACATTATATAGAGGAAAAGAAACCAGGCACGAAAGAATACACACTGTGCTATTCAACTTATATGAAGCTCTAAaagaggcaaaactaatctaCAAGGAAAGTAATCACTATTCCTAGTTGCAGGAAGGATGGCTGGCAAGGATTGGCTGGGAAGGTGCATAAATAAGCACACTTTCTGGAGTGGTGGGTTAGTTTTATATCTTGTCAGTGGTATGAGTGACATGAATATATTCTACATAAAAACCCATTGAGCTATACACATACTTGTGtacatttcattgtatataaattataccccaataaaaaatgaaaacatgaaaatatactgGAATTAAATAGATCACACCAACGCTTTCTTGGTCTACATTTATCTTCTATATATGTTTGGTGCCTACTATACTAatcattctatttcatttagtctGAATGATAGTGCTGTGGAGAAACTATGATCATCATTTTACTAGTgtggaaactaaggcttagaacCATTGAGTAACTTGCTGGGGGACCCATGCAGCCAGAATttatctgattccaaagctcTTTCAACCACAATGCACAACCATGCACAAAACTGGTCCTTTATGAACATTTTGATGGTTACACAAATATTTCccactctgaaaaaaaatctagttttttcattttgcattttcacttCTTGAGgagtattatatttatatagccTTATAAATTTATTGAAGATAAGCAAATAAAGAGATGTCAcgactttctttttttactcacCCAAAAGCCAGAGTTTACATGAGGGTTCACACTTGTGCCTTCTATggtttggacaaatttataatgacatatatacatcattataatattatacagagtattttcactgccctaaaagtctTTTGTACCCTGAATATTCATCACCCCATAACCACAAGCTCCTGAAAacctgatctttttactatctccatagtttgcctttttcagaatatCATACAGTATTTAGCCTTCTCAGATTGATTCCTTTCCCTTAGTAATACACATTTAAGATTCCTCCTTGGCTTTgaatggcttgatagctcatttctttttagcactgaatgcCTGGGTGTACCATAGTTTATTATCCATCACCTATTGAAAGGACATCTTGGTCATCTCAAAGtgttggcaattatgaataaatctgtTATAAATATCCATCTTCAGGTTCTTGTGTAGACACAACTTTTCAACTCCTTTTGATAAATACATGGGAATACAATTGCTAGATTATGTGGTAAGAGTATATTCAGTTTTGTAAGAAGCTGCCTAACTGTCCTCCAAAGTGGatttaccattttgtattcccatcagcaatgaatgagagttccggttgctccacatccttgccagcatttgctaTTGTCAGGGTTCTGGTTTTGGCCATTCTCCTAAGTTTGTAGTGgtatatcatttttgttttaatttgtgttttctaatgACATGTGATGAataccttttcatatgcttatttgccatatgtatatcttctttggtgaggtgtctgttaaggtctttggaCCATGTTTTAATTGGGTTTGTTTTGCTATCGTTGAGTTTTAACaggtgtttttgtgtgtgtgtgtgtatattttgcaaatattgtctcttAATCTAAAGCTTGTCTTCTCATGGTCATGACAGAGACTTTTTCAGAGCAAAAGATTTAATTTTACTAAAGTCTTTCTTGGATCATGTCTTTTGTGTTGTATCTAAAAATACATTGCCATACCCAACGTCACATAGGTTCTCTCCCATGTtattttttagtagttttatataattgcattttatctttaggtctatgatccatttagagttaatttttgtgaattttgttaAATCATATTCCTCTCCTTTATATGGCAAGACTCATCCAGTCACTTGAAGGCCTTAAAagcaaaggaggagaaggaattCCTAGCAGATGACGTGGAAGCATTATAGCTGACTTTTCCCTAGCTATTACCCAATATCTGCTCATGACAGCATTCACAAAGCACAGGGTGGGGTATATTTTGTGCGTTCTTGAAGGAGTGCCTTTCATTTACATAGTACTCTGAAGAGGCAAAGAAAGAGGCCAATGGGTAAACAATCTTACTCCTTAAGCAGAAAAAATTTGAAGATGATGCAAAGGACAAGAATTTTCCTTTCACCTACGCCCTGAAACCttccctttaaaatgtaaattttctgtaatgttatcatgatatattttaatttagactTATCACTACTAAATAATGTTCTAAATATTGGCATATCTGAAATGCTCTCTAAGTTAAAAGAAGCCTGTGTCAAAGAGTGAGAGCCTTTGAATGCCAGATACAGTAAAATTGTATTAAGGTTCCAATTAGGGGCAGTTTAACACCAAATAGATTGCCttccttttcaaatattaactctctttattcatttaaaaggtGATACATAtcatcaatattattaataaatttacataaataagtTAATTTAGAGCAGGACTTCTATTTTATGTTTAGAAATTTGCAGCATTTGTCGAAATGGCTAGAGATTCCGTTAGAAATTACAAAACAATTGTGGATTTATAGGCTAATTTAGACCTTGTAAGTCAGGAACATGACTTCACATTCCTGGTGGCAATAGTATAGCAATAGACTGGCTAGATGCTGACATCCAGAGGATGGGCTTCAGAATTAGGCAAatctgggtttgagtcctggctcagCCACTTTCTAACAATGTGAGTAATAAATGTCCCATATTCCTCACCTTGAAAAGGTAAAATGGGAACAGCAATGCCTACTGTATCATAGCTCAGGATTGCCATACAATTTAaggtagctatttttattttttctatttcaaattacAACTCAAAGCAaatgacttttctctttcttcatttctccgatcatataataaataatgctgataatattaaaaagaaaaaaatgaaaaaataatgttgataatGTTACTTTGAGAAAATAAGTCAGAGAAAGTGAAAGCCATTTGAGGCTGTGGTATTGAGAAGCTGAAACATGAGAGACATCAAGAAGTAGAAATCTCtctcagtttcattttcttcatttatactACAATAAGTTTTAGAGAAGGCTATATAATTCTACTCATACCTGAGTTCTCAATTACTTAATATCTACATATCCCATGATAACTTAGTATAGCTCTTTGTTTCTCAATCAGTTTAATGGGGATAAAGACTAAGGAAAAGAAGTTTTACAGCTCATATAAGAGGTCTACCCTCTTATATGAGTAGAGGAAACATCacctaaaatgtgtttttaaacttGGTAGTTGTGGTAGAAAGAATAATGCCCCCTACACACACCCGAAGTTGTCCAAATCCCAATCCCTAGAACCTGTCGTATGGTATATAACAAGGGGAATAAAGGTTGCTGATGAAATTAAGATTGCTGGGCACCTGAccttaaaataaagagattacactggattatccaggtgagcCCAGTGTAATTATGAGAGTCCTTAAATGTGGAAGAGGGAGGCCGAAGACTCAGTGTCAGAGTGATGCAATGTGAGAGCAATTTGACCAGCCATTGCTGGAATGGAAAAGGTCCAGGGACCAAGGAAGGCAGGAATTCAAGAGGAGCTAGAAAAGTCAAGAAAACTTTATTCTTAAGAATATCGAATTTTGACCAGTTGTGAGTTTACCTTGTATACCGTAGGCACACGTTGCACtgagatattataaataaataaatgtcttgcctacccacacacacacacacacacacacaaaagaatatcGAGAAAGGAATGTGTCCCTAAAAAGACTTGAGATCCATTTTGAGCTTCTGaattacagaaatgtaaaataataaatttgtgttattttaaaccaGTAAATGTAGGGCAATCTGTTAttgcagcaataggaaactaatacagtagtTAATGAGGATGAGAGAAGAACAGATTGAGCGTTACAGTACCTACCTCCTATAATGAGAAGTATATATAAATTACtcaatataaatatacacaataaatcATACAGTTCATTTTGAGTTCAGTCTCCTTCTGCTACATGGTAACACTATGGTCCCTTTTGGACCTGCTTTGGTTATCCCACACAAACTGGAAGAGTGTGCTTCAAGACCCCTATTACTTGTCTCAGGTCTTGTTTTATACACCTGCTTTAATAAGTACAGTCTTTAATTGCCTATAAGTTAtcattggatttttaaaaaaatatgtttctctttatatacattttctctgCAAATTCTGGCTATATAGTTGATTAGCTATCTTTCTTACATGTATGCACACTCTGCTGTATCTCTGTTGGCATCAACTCTAGCCTATATTATGTGCAGATGGGAGAGAGATCTTAAACAAGGATGTGTAATTTTCTGCttggaattaaaaatgaaagaatgcagAGAggccccaccagcaagaaggccctcaccagttGTAGCTCCAAGACCTTGGaccttccagactccagaactataagaaataaatgtcttttctttataaattacctggtctcaggtattcagttatagcaacagaaaacgaac containing:
- the PTGS2 gene encoding prostaglandin G/H synthase 2; the encoded protein is MLVRALLLCALLALGRAANPCCSNPCQNRGVCMSVGFDQYKCDCTRTGFYGENCSTPEFLTRVKLFLKPTPNTVHYILTHFKGVWNIVNNIPFLRNAIMKYVLTSRAHLIDSPPTYNMHYGYKSWEAFSNLSYYTRALPPVADDCPTPMGVKGKKELPDSKEIVEKFLLRRKFIPDPQGTNMMFAFFAQHFTHQFFKTDHKRGPAFTKGLGHGVDLNHVYGETMDRQHKLRLFKDGKMKYQIIDGEVYPPTVKDTQVEMMYPPHIPEHLQFAVGQEVFGLVPGLMMYATIWLREHNRVCDVLKQEHPEWGDEQLFQTSRLILIGETIKIVIEDYVQHLSGYHFKLKFDPELLFNQQFQYQNRIAAEFNTLYHWHPLLPDAFQIDDQEYNYQQFLYNNSILLEHGLTQFVESFTKQIAGRVAGGRNVPHAVQKVAKASIDQSRQMKYQSFNEYRKRFMLKPYASFEELTGEKEMAAELEALYGDIDAMELYPALLVEKPRPDAIFGETMVEVGAPFSLKGLMGNAICSPDYWKPSTFGGEVGFKIINTASIQSLICNNVKGCPFTAFNVPDPQLVKTVTINASASRSGLDDIKPTVLLKERSTEL